From one Drosophila subpulchrella strain 33 F10 #4 breed RU33 chromosome 3L, RU_Dsub_v1.1 Primary Assembly, whole genome shotgun sequence genomic stretch:
- the LOC119554363 gene encoding transcription factor AP-2-epsilon isoform X3 produces the protein MHILHRTNDHQFEDQKFMMERLSGHGSLGLSSGSAAYTTHSGGHTGRSGPATGHSGHSSTHGSAATMHHQSLQSDFQPPYFPPPFHHSTQSPPQQQNHGALEYLGTDPYGQPLSSLHHAPLHHYNQLAGLRSTQDQLGIHRTHREAELQGHVTQLSHGFPYTDRRSDYGSAISAGAAHGTRLGHEHESLALHQALQNAVDDVQAPALDDNVAFMSDLPLIKSMKSGKEAGNIGSGSPSEVFCAVPGRLSLLSSTSKYKVTIAEVQRRLSPPECLNASLLGGVLRRAKSKNGGRLLREKLEKIGLNLPAGRRKAANVTLLTSLVEGEATHLAKDFHFVCETEFPARQLAEYIVRHQTEPQDSYRRKELILHSQQITKELMQILSQDRTTHFGTRSQHLLEPSMQRHLTHFSLITHGFGSPAIMAVLHAFQTFLNESLNYLEKLYPSNGGGMVSSSLDKSKIDNEKK, from the exons ATGCACATTCTCCACCGCACCAACGACCATCAGTTCGAGGACCAGAAGTTCATGATG GAACGCCTCAGTGGTCATGGGAGTCTAGGGCTGTCCAGCGGCAGTGCGGCGTACACAACGCATTCCGGCGGACACACGGGGCGCAGCGGACCGGCCACGGGACACAGTGGGCACAGTAGCACCCATGGCTCGGCGGCCACCATGCACCACCAATCGCTGCAGTCCGACTTCCAGCCGCCGTACTTTCCGCCCCCCTTCCACCACTCCACCCAGAGTCCCCCCCAGCAACAG AACCACGGGGCCCTCGAGTACTTGGGCACGGACCCGTACGGCCAGCCCCTCTCCTCGCTGCACCACGCCCCACTGCACCACTACAACCAGCTGGCGGGACTGCGGTCGACGCAGGACCAACTGGGGATCCACAGGACCCACAGAGAGGCTGAGCTGCAGGGACATGTT ACCCAACTGTCACATGGATTCCCGTACACGGATAGGAGAAGTGATTACGGTAGTGCAATATCGGCGGGAGCTGCCCACGGAACCAGACTTGGCCATGAGCACGAGTCCCTGGCGTTGCATCAAGCCCTTCAAAACGCGGTCGATGATGTCCAAGCTCCTGCCCTCGACGACAATGTGGCGTTTATGTCGGACTTGCCGCTTATAAAGA GCATGAAAAGCGGAAAGGAAGCCGGGAACATTGGATCGGGTTCGCCCAGCGAGGTATTCTGTGCAGTCCCTGGTCGCCTCAGCCTCCTATCGAGCACCTCGAAATACAAGGTCACCATAGCCGAAGTGCAGCGACGCCTGTCGCCCCCAGAGTGCTTAAACGCCTCCCTACTGGGCGGAGTGCTTCGAAG GGCCAAGAGCAAGAACGGCGGTCGCCTGCTGCGGGAGAAGCTGGAGAAGATCGGCCTGAACTTGCCGGCCGGCAGGCGAAAAGCGGCCAACGTGACGCTCCTGACATCCTTGGTGGAGGGGGAGGCAACGCACCTGGCCAAGGACTTTCATTTCGTGTGCGAAACCGAATTCCCCGCCAGGCAGCTGGCCGAGTACATTGTGCGCCACCAAACGGAGCCGCAGGACTCGTACCGACGGAAAGAGCTCATTCTTCACTCCCAGCAG attaCAAAAGAGCTTATGCAGATCTTAAGCCAAGATCGAACGACTCATTTCGGCACGAGATCACAGCATTTGTTGGAGCCGTCGATGCAACGCCACTTAACACATTTCTCCTTGATAACGCACGGATTCGGATCGCCCGCAATTATGGCTGTTCTGCATGCTTTCCAG ACATTTTTGAATGAATCATTAAACTATTTGGAAAAGCTGTATCCTTCGAACGGTGGCGGGATGGTTTCGTCATCGTTGGATAAAAGTAAAATTGACAACGAAAAAAAATGA
- the LOC119554363 gene encoding transcription factor AP-2-epsilon isoform X6 produces the protein MSFLATLDASAWQERLSGHGSLGLSSGSAAYTTHSGGHTGRSGPATGHSGHSSTHGSAATMHHQSLQSDFQPPYFPPPFHHSTQSPPQQQNHGALEYLGTDPYGQPLSSLHHAPLHHYNQLAGLRSTQDQLGIHRTHREAELQGHVTQLSHGFPYTDRRSDYGSAISAGAAHGTRLGHEHESLALHQALQNAVDDVQAPALDDNVAFMSDLPLIKSMKSGKEAGNIGSGSPSEVFCAVPGRLSLLSSTSKYKVTIAEVQRRLSPPECLNASLLGGVLRRAKSKNGGRLLREKLEKIGLNLPAGRRKAANVTLLTSLVEGEATHLAKDFHFVCETEFPARQLAEYIVRHQTEPQDSYRRKELILHSQQITKELMQILSQDRTTHFGTRSQHLLEPSMQRHLTHFSLITHGFGSPAIMAVLHAFQTFLNESLNYLEKLYPSNGGGMVSSSLDKSKIDNEKK, from the exons GAACGCCTCAGTGGTCATGGGAGTCTAGGGCTGTCCAGCGGCAGTGCGGCGTACACAACGCATTCCGGCGGACACACGGGGCGCAGCGGACCGGCCACGGGACACAGTGGGCACAGTAGCACCCATGGCTCGGCGGCCACCATGCACCACCAATCGCTGCAGTCCGACTTCCAGCCGCCGTACTTTCCGCCCCCCTTCCACCACTCCACCCAGAGTCCCCCCCAGCAACAG AACCACGGGGCCCTCGAGTACTTGGGCACGGACCCGTACGGCCAGCCCCTCTCCTCGCTGCACCACGCCCCACTGCACCACTACAACCAGCTGGCGGGACTGCGGTCGACGCAGGACCAACTGGGGATCCACAGGACCCACAGAGAGGCTGAGCTGCAGGGACATGTT ACCCAACTGTCACATGGATTCCCGTACACGGATAGGAGAAGTGATTACGGTAGTGCAATATCGGCGGGAGCTGCCCACGGAACCAGACTTGGCCATGAGCACGAGTCCCTGGCGTTGCATCAAGCCCTTCAAAACGCGGTCGATGATGTCCAAGCTCCTGCCCTCGACGACAATGTGGCGTTTATGTCGGACTTGCCGCTTATAAAGA GCATGAAAAGCGGAAAGGAAGCCGGGAACATTGGATCGGGTTCGCCCAGCGAGGTATTCTGTGCAGTCCCTGGTCGCCTCAGCCTCCTATCGAGCACCTCGAAATACAAGGTCACCATAGCCGAAGTGCAGCGACGCCTGTCGCCCCCAGAGTGCTTAAACGCCTCCCTACTGGGCGGAGTGCTTCGAAG GGCCAAGAGCAAGAACGGCGGTCGCCTGCTGCGGGAGAAGCTGGAGAAGATCGGCCTGAACTTGCCGGCCGGCAGGCGAAAAGCGGCCAACGTGACGCTCCTGACATCCTTGGTGGAGGGGGAGGCAACGCACCTGGCCAAGGACTTTCATTTCGTGTGCGAAACCGAATTCCCCGCCAGGCAGCTGGCCGAGTACATTGTGCGCCACCAAACGGAGCCGCAGGACTCGTACCGACGGAAAGAGCTCATTCTTCACTCCCAGCAG attaCAAAAGAGCTTATGCAGATCTTAAGCCAAGATCGAACGACTCATTTCGGCACGAGATCACAGCATTTGTTGGAGCCGTCGATGCAACGCCACTTAACACATTTCTCCTTGATAACGCACGGATTCGGATCGCCCGCAATTATGGCTGTTCTGCATGCTTTCCAG ACATTTTTGAATGAATCATTAAACTATTTGGAAAAGCTGTATCCTTCGAACGGTGGCGGGATGGTTTCGTCATCGTTGGATAAAAGTAAAATTGACAACGAAAAAAAATGA
- the LOC119554363 gene encoding transcription factor AP-2-epsilon isoform X4 — MSFLATLDASAWQERLSGHGSLGLSSGSAAYTTHSGGHTGRSGPATGHSGHSSTHGSAATMHHQSLQSDFQPPYFPPPFHHSTQSPPQQQISGYLQNHGALEYLGTDPYGQPLSSLHHAPLHHYNQLAGLRSTQDQLGIHRTHREAELQGHVTQLSHGFPYTDRRSDYGSAISAGAAHGTRLGHEHESLALHQALQNAVDDVQAPALDDNVAFMSDLPLIKSMKSGKEAGNIGSGSPSEVFCAVPGRLSLLSSTSKYKVTIAEVQRRLSPPECLNASLLGGVLRRAKSKNGGRLLREKLEKIGLNLPAGRRKAANVTLLTSLVEGEATHLAKDFHFVCETEFPARQLAEYIVRHQTEPQDSYRRKELILHSQQITKELMQILSQDRTTHFGTRSQHLLEPSMQRHLTHFSLITHGFGSPAIMAVLHAFQTFLNESLNYLEKLYPSNGGGMVSSSLDKSKIDNEKK, encoded by the exons GAACGCCTCAGTGGTCATGGGAGTCTAGGGCTGTCCAGCGGCAGTGCGGCGTACACAACGCATTCCGGCGGACACACGGGGCGCAGCGGACCGGCCACGGGACACAGTGGGCACAGTAGCACCCATGGCTCGGCGGCCACCATGCACCACCAATCGCTGCAGTCCGACTTCCAGCCGCCGTACTTTCCGCCCCCCTTCCACCACTCCACCCAGAGTCCCCCCCAGCAACAG ATATCCGGCTACTTGCAGAACCACGGGGCCCTCGAGTACTTGGGCACGGACCCGTACGGCCAGCCCCTCTCCTCGCTGCACCACGCCCCACTGCACCACTACAACCAGCTGGCGGGACTGCGGTCGACGCAGGACCAACTGGGGATCCACAGGACCCACAGAGAGGCTGAGCTGCAGGGACATGTT ACCCAACTGTCACATGGATTCCCGTACACGGATAGGAGAAGTGATTACGGTAGTGCAATATCGGCGGGAGCTGCCCACGGAACCAGACTTGGCCATGAGCACGAGTCCCTGGCGTTGCATCAAGCCCTTCAAAACGCGGTCGATGATGTCCAAGCTCCTGCCCTCGACGACAATGTGGCGTTTATGTCGGACTTGCCGCTTATAAAGA GCATGAAAAGCGGAAAGGAAGCCGGGAACATTGGATCGGGTTCGCCCAGCGAGGTATTCTGTGCAGTCCCTGGTCGCCTCAGCCTCCTATCGAGCACCTCGAAATACAAGGTCACCATAGCCGAAGTGCAGCGACGCCTGTCGCCCCCAGAGTGCTTAAACGCCTCCCTACTGGGCGGAGTGCTTCGAAG GGCCAAGAGCAAGAACGGCGGTCGCCTGCTGCGGGAGAAGCTGGAGAAGATCGGCCTGAACTTGCCGGCCGGCAGGCGAAAAGCGGCCAACGTGACGCTCCTGACATCCTTGGTGGAGGGGGAGGCAACGCACCTGGCCAAGGACTTTCATTTCGTGTGCGAAACCGAATTCCCCGCCAGGCAGCTGGCCGAGTACATTGTGCGCCACCAAACGGAGCCGCAGGACTCGTACCGACGGAAAGAGCTCATTCTTCACTCCCAGCAG attaCAAAAGAGCTTATGCAGATCTTAAGCCAAGATCGAACGACTCATTTCGGCACGAGATCACAGCATTTGTTGGAGCCGTCGATGCAACGCCACTTAACACATTTCTCCTTGATAACGCACGGATTCGGATCGCCCGCAATTATGGCTGTTCTGCATGCTTTCCAG ACATTTTTGAATGAATCATTAAACTATTTGGAAAAGCTGTATCCTTCGAACGGTGGCGGGATGGTTTCGTCATCGTTGGATAAAAGTAAAATTGACAACGAAAAAAAATGA
- the LOC119554363 gene encoding transcription factor AP-2-epsilon isoform X5 — translation MTLAYVDMPAVIQVQERLSGHGSLGLSSGSAAYTTHSGGHTGRSGPATGHSGHSSTHGSAATMHHQSLQSDFQPPYFPPPFHHSTQSPPQQQNHGALEYLGTDPYGQPLSSLHHAPLHHYNQLAGLRSTQDQLGIHRTHREAELQGHVTQLSHGFPYTDRRSDYGSAISAGAAHGTRLGHEHESLALHQALQNAVDDVQAPALDDNVAFMSDLPLIKSMKSGKEAGNIGSGSPSEVFCAVPGRLSLLSSTSKYKVTIAEVQRRLSPPECLNASLLGGVLRRAKSKNGGRLLREKLEKIGLNLPAGRRKAANVTLLTSLVEGEATHLAKDFHFVCETEFPARQLAEYIVRHQTEPQDSYRRKELILHSQQITKELMQILSQDRTTHFGTRSQHLLEPSMQRHLTHFSLITHGFGSPAIMAVLHAFQTFLNESLNYLEKLYPSNGGGMVSSSLDKSKIDNEKK, via the exons ATGACTTTAGCGTATGTGGATATGCCAGCTGTAATTCAGGTTCAG GAACGCCTCAGTGGTCATGGGAGTCTAGGGCTGTCCAGCGGCAGTGCGGCGTACACAACGCATTCCGGCGGACACACGGGGCGCAGCGGACCGGCCACGGGACACAGTGGGCACAGTAGCACCCATGGCTCGGCGGCCACCATGCACCACCAATCGCTGCAGTCCGACTTCCAGCCGCCGTACTTTCCGCCCCCCTTCCACCACTCCACCCAGAGTCCCCCCCAGCAACAG AACCACGGGGCCCTCGAGTACTTGGGCACGGACCCGTACGGCCAGCCCCTCTCCTCGCTGCACCACGCCCCACTGCACCACTACAACCAGCTGGCGGGACTGCGGTCGACGCAGGACCAACTGGGGATCCACAGGACCCACAGAGAGGCTGAGCTGCAGGGACATGTT ACCCAACTGTCACATGGATTCCCGTACACGGATAGGAGAAGTGATTACGGTAGTGCAATATCGGCGGGAGCTGCCCACGGAACCAGACTTGGCCATGAGCACGAGTCCCTGGCGTTGCATCAAGCCCTTCAAAACGCGGTCGATGATGTCCAAGCTCCTGCCCTCGACGACAATGTGGCGTTTATGTCGGACTTGCCGCTTATAAAGA GCATGAAAAGCGGAAAGGAAGCCGGGAACATTGGATCGGGTTCGCCCAGCGAGGTATTCTGTGCAGTCCCTGGTCGCCTCAGCCTCCTATCGAGCACCTCGAAATACAAGGTCACCATAGCCGAAGTGCAGCGACGCCTGTCGCCCCCAGAGTGCTTAAACGCCTCCCTACTGGGCGGAGTGCTTCGAAG GGCCAAGAGCAAGAACGGCGGTCGCCTGCTGCGGGAGAAGCTGGAGAAGATCGGCCTGAACTTGCCGGCCGGCAGGCGAAAAGCGGCCAACGTGACGCTCCTGACATCCTTGGTGGAGGGGGAGGCAACGCACCTGGCCAAGGACTTTCATTTCGTGTGCGAAACCGAATTCCCCGCCAGGCAGCTGGCCGAGTACATTGTGCGCCACCAAACGGAGCCGCAGGACTCGTACCGACGGAAAGAGCTCATTCTTCACTCCCAGCAG attaCAAAAGAGCTTATGCAGATCTTAAGCCAAGATCGAACGACTCATTTCGGCACGAGATCACAGCATTTGTTGGAGCCGTCGATGCAACGCCACTTAACACATTTCTCCTTGATAACGCACGGATTCGGATCGCCCGCAATTATGGCTGTTCTGCATGCTTTCCAG ACATTTTTGAATGAATCATTAAACTATTTGGAAAAGCTGTATCCTTCGAACGGTGGCGGGATGGTTTCGTCATCGTTGGATAAAAGTAAAATTGACAACGAAAAAAAATGA
- the LOC119554363 gene encoding transcription factor AP-2-epsilon isoform X1, whose product MHILHRTNDHQFEDQKFMMERLSGHGSLGLSSGSAAYTTHSGGHTGRSGPATGHSGHSSTHGSAATMHHQSLQSDFQPPYFPPPFHHSTQSPPQQQISGYLQNHGALEYLGTDPYGQPLSSLHHAPLHHYNQLAGLRSTQDQLGIHRTHREAELQGHVTQLSHGFPYTDRRSDYGSAISAGAAHGTRLGHEHESLALHQALQNAVDDVQAPALDDNVAFMSDLPLIKSMKSGKEAGNIGSGSPSEVFCAVPGRLSLLSSTSKYKVTIAEVQRRLSPPECLNASLLGGVLRRAKSKNGGRLLREKLEKIGLNLPAGRRKAANVTLLTSLVEGEATHLAKDFHFVCETEFPARQLAEYIVRHQTEPQDSYRRKELILHSQQITKELMQILSQDRTTHFGTRSQHLLEPSMQRHLTHFSLITHGFGSPAIMAVLHAFQTFLNESLNYLEKLYPSNGGGMVSSSLDKSKIDNEKK is encoded by the exons ATGCACATTCTCCACCGCACCAACGACCATCAGTTCGAGGACCAGAAGTTCATGATG GAACGCCTCAGTGGTCATGGGAGTCTAGGGCTGTCCAGCGGCAGTGCGGCGTACACAACGCATTCCGGCGGACACACGGGGCGCAGCGGACCGGCCACGGGACACAGTGGGCACAGTAGCACCCATGGCTCGGCGGCCACCATGCACCACCAATCGCTGCAGTCCGACTTCCAGCCGCCGTACTTTCCGCCCCCCTTCCACCACTCCACCCAGAGTCCCCCCCAGCAACAG ATATCCGGCTACTTGCAGAACCACGGGGCCCTCGAGTACTTGGGCACGGACCCGTACGGCCAGCCCCTCTCCTCGCTGCACCACGCCCCACTGCACCACTACAACCAGCTGGCGGGACTGCGGTCGACGCAGGACCAACTGGGGATCCACAGGACCCACAGAGAGGCTGAGCTGCAGGGACATGTT ACCCAACTGTCACATGGATTCCCGTACACGGATAGGAGAAGTGATTACGGTAGTGCAATATCGGCGGGAGCTGCCCACGGAACCAGACTTGGCCATGAGCACGAGTCCCTGGCGTTGCATCAAGCCCTTCAAAACGCGGTCGATGATGTCCAAGCTCCTGCCCTCGACGACAATGTGGCGTTTATGTCGGACTTGCCGCTTATAAAGA GCATGAAAAGCGGAAAGGAAGCCGGGAACATTGGATCGGGTTCGCCCAGCGAGGTATTCTGTGCAGTCCCTGGTCGCCTCAGCCTCCTATCGAGCACCTCGAAATACAAGGTCACCATAGCCGAAGTGCAGCGACGCCTGTCGCCCCCAGAGTGCTTAAACGCCTCCCTACTGGGCGGAGTGCTTCGAAG GGCCAAGAGCAAGAACGGCGGTCGCCTGCTGCGGGAGAAGCTGGAGAAGATCGGCCTGAACTTGCCGGCCGGCAGGCGAAAAGCGGCCAACGTGACGCTCCTGACATCCTTGGTGGAGGGGGAGGCAACGCACCTGGCCAAGGACTTTCATTTCGTGTGCGAAACCGAATTCCCCGCCAGGCAGCTGGCCGAGTACATTGTGCGCCACCAAACGGAGCCGCAGGACTCGTACCGACGGAAAGAGCTCATTCTTCACTCCCAGCAG attaCAAAAGAGCTTATGCAGATCTTAAGCCAAGATCGAACGACTCATTTCGGCACGAGATCACAGCATTTGTTGGAGCCGTCGATGCAACGCCACTTAACACATTTCTCCTTGATAACGCACGGATTCGGATCGCCCGCAATTATGGCTGTTCTGCATGCTTTCCAG ACATTTTTGAATGAATCATTAAACTATTTGGAAAAGCTGTATCCTTCGAACGGTGGCGGGATGGTTTCGTCATCGTTGGATAAAAGTAAAATTGACAACGAAAAAAAATGA
- the LOC119554363 gene encoding transcription factor AP-2-epsilon isoform X2 has product MTLAYVDMPAVIQVQERLSGHGSLGLSSGSAAYTTHSGGHTGRSGPATGHSGHSSTHGSAATMHHQSLQSDFQPPYFPPPFHHSTQSPPQQQISGYLQNHGALEYLGTDPYGQPLSSLHHAPLHHYNQLAGLRSTQDQLGIHRTHREAELQGHVTQLSHGFPYTDRRSDYGSAISAGAAHGTRLGHEHESLALHQALQNAVDDVQAPALDDNVAFMSDLPLIKSMKSGKEAGNIGSGSPSEVFCAVPGRLSLLSSTSKYKVTIAEVQRRLSPPECLNASLLGGVLRRAKSKNGGRLLREKLEKIGLNLPAGRRKAANVTLLTSLVEGEATHLAKDFHFVCETEFPARQLAEYIVRHQTEPQDSYRRKELILHSQQITKELMQILSQDRTTHFGTRSQHLLEPSMQRHLTHFSLITHGFGSPAIMAVLHAFQTFLNESLNYLEKLYPSNGGGMVSSSLDKSKIDNEKK; this is encoded by the exons ATGACTTTAGCGTATGTGGATATGCCAGCTGTAATTCAGGTTCAG GAACGCCTCAGTGGTCATGGGAGTCTAGGGCTGTCCAGCGGCAGTGCGGCGTACACAACGCATTCCGGCGGACACACGGGGCGCAGCGGACCGGCCACGGGACACAGTGGGCACAGTAGCACCCATGGCTCGGCGGCCACCATGCACCACCAATCGCTGCAGTCCGACTTCCAGCCGCCGTACTTTCCGCCCCCCTTCCACCACTCCACCCAGAGTCCCCCCCAGCAACAG ATATCCGGCTACTTGCAGAACCACGGGGCCCTCGAGTACTTGGGCACGGACCCGTACGGCCAGCCCCTCTCCTCGCTGCACCACGCCCCACTGCACCACTACAACCAGCTGGCGGGACTGCGGTCGACGCAGGACCAACTGGGGATCCACAGGACCCACAGAGAGGCTGAGCTGCAGGGACATGTT ACCCAACTGTCACATGGATTCCCGTACACGGATAGGAGAAGTGATTACGGTAGTGCAATATCGGCGGGAGCTGCCCACGGAACCAGACTTGGCCATGAGCACGAGTCCCTGGCGTTGCATCAAGCCCTTCAAAACGCGGTCGATGATGTCCAAGCTCCTGCCCTCGACGACAATGTGGCGTTTATGTCGGACTTGCCGCTTATAAAGA GCATGAAAAGCGGAAAGGAAGCCGGGAACATTGGATCGGGTTCGCCCAGCGAGGTATTCTGTGCAGTCCCTGGTCGCCTCAGCCTCCTATCGAGCACCTCGAAATACAAGGTCACCATAGCCGAAGTGCAGCGACGCCTGTCGCCCCCAGAGTGCTTAAACGCCTCCCTACTGGGCGGAGTGCTTCGAAG GGCCAAGAGCAAGAACGGCGGTCGCCTGCTGCGGGAGAAGCTGGAGAAGATCGGCCTGAACTTGCCGGCCGGCAGGCGAAAAGCGGCCAACGTGACGCTCCTGACATCCTTGGTGGAGGGGGAGGCAACGCACCTGGCCAAGGACTTTCATTTCGTGTGCGAAACCGAATTCCCCGCCAGGCAGCTGGCCGAGTACATTGTGCGCCACCAAACGGAGCCGCAGGACTCGTACCGACGGAAAGAGCTCATTCTTCACTCCCAGCAG attaCAAAAGAGCTTATGCAGATCTTAAGCCAAGATCGAACGACTCATTTCGGCACGAGATCACAGCATTTGTTGGAGCCGTCGATGCAACGCCACTTAACACATTTCTCCTTGATAACGCACGGATTCGGATCGCCCGCAATTATGGCTGTTCTGCATGCTTTCCAG ACATTTTTGAATGAATCATTAAACTATTTGGAAAAGCTGTATCCTTCGAACGGTGGCGGGATGGTTTCGTCATCGTTGGATAAAAGTAAAATTGACAACGAAAAAAAATGA